The following is a genomic window from Geminicoccaceae bacterium.
ATGGTGGAAGATCCCGAAATCGATATGGTCGACATCACCGCTCCCAATGCCCTTCACAAGGAGATGGCGCTGGCGGCCATTGCCGCCGGCAAGCATGTCTATTGCGAGAAACCGCTGGCACCGCGCGCCGCGGACGCGCGCGAAATGGCCGAGGCGGCGGAGGCGGCTGGTGTGCGTACGCAGGTGGGGTTCAACTATCTTTGCAATCCCATGCTCGCGCTCGCCCGCGAGATGATTGCCGCGGGTGAACTCGGAGAGATCCGCAGCTATCGCGGCATCCATGCCGAGGATTACATGGCCGACGCACGATCCCCCTATACATTCCGTCACGATCCATCAGGCGGGGGAGCGCTCGCGGATATCGGCAGCCATGCGCTTGCGACCGCCGAGTTTCTCCTCGGGCCGATCAGCCGGGTGATGGGCGACGTCACGACCGTGATCGGCGAGCGGCCCGACGTACAGGGCGGCATGCGGGCCGTCGAGGTCGACGACATGGCCCGTGCCTTTTTGCGTTTCGCCAATGGCGCCAGCGGCACGATCGAAGCCAACTGGATGGCCACCGGTCGCAAGATGCAGCACGATTTCGAGGTCTACGGCAGCAGGGGTGGATTGTTCTTCACCCAGGAACGCTTCAACGAACTGCATGTCTATTCGGCGGGCGGGAGAACGGGACGGTGCGGTTTCACCCGCATCGAGGCCGGACCGGAGCATCAGCCCTACGGCCAGTTCTGCGTTGCACCTGGCCATCAACTGGGCTTCAACGACCTCAAGGCCATCGAGGTTGCCGGCTTTGCGCGCGCCATTGGCGGCGAACAACCGGAACCCTTCAACTTCCGTGCCGGTCTTCGCATTCAGGAACTGGTGG
Proteins encoded in this region:
- a CDS encoding Gfo/Idh/MocA family oxidoreductase, with translation MAAKPKLRIGLIGSGFMGKAHLFGFAAAGKVFDLPFDFELHTLADISDEAARVAAARMGFGRSTADWRCMVEDPEIDMVDITAPNALHKEMALAAIAAGKHVYCEKPLAPRAADAREMAEAAEAAGVRTQVGFNYLCNPMLALAREMIAAGELGEIRSYRGIHAEDYMADARSPYTFRHDPSGGGALADIGSHALATAEFLLGPISRVMGDVTTVIGERPDVQGGMRAVEVDDMARAFLRFANGASGTIEANWMATGRKMQHDFEVYGSRGGLFFTQERFNELHVYSAGGRTGRCGFTRIEAGPEHQPYGQFCVAPGHQLGFNDLKAIEVAGFARAIGGEQPEPFNFRAGLRIQELVEAIHLSSREQAWLDT